Part of the Solwaraspora sp. WMMA2065 genome is shown below.
CCGCCTGGTCGGCTGGACATGCGGTTGCATGCACCACACAGGACGGTAGAAGCGGTCGGTAGTTGATCTATAACTGGTGGTTATGGCTACAGTCTGATGCCGAGTCGGCCGGCCAGCATGCGAAGCTCATCGGGAACCGCGCGACGCCGGGTACGGTGCGTGATCGCGACGACTGCCTCGCGGGCGAGTGGGTTCAATGCGAACGGCGCCGGCGCAGCCCGCTCGGCCTGGACGAACGCAGCCAACGCCTCGCCGTCGCGCCGCCCACTGGCGGACAACGCCCGGCCGAGGTCCAACCAGTAGGACTGGTGACGGATCGCGGCGACGAGAACGTGCGGTCGCACCGTACGGGACAGCTCGATGACCCGGCCGTGCTCGCCCATCTCGGCGGCGATCGACATCTCCCAGAGGCCGACGTTCGTCGGCCCGAAACCGCAGCCGTTGAAGCCCGCGCCATCGGCTGGATCCCCGAGGTCCGCCGCATCCCTTGCCGCCTCCGCCAGATGATCACGAGCGGTGTCTACCCGACCGGTGACAGCCGAGGTCAGCGCCGCCGAAAGGTGCAACTGGCCGAGCATTTGCCGTACCCGCTCATCGGCGGCGCCGGCCTGCACCTCGGCCAGCGACCGGTCGGCTGCCCGCGCTGCGAGCGCAGCGGACTCGATCGGCAGGCTCTGGGTGTACGCGAACCGCGCCGCACCGATCCAGGCCGGATCCTCGACGTCCTCGGCGGCCGCCACCGCGATCCGGGCGGCGTTCAACGCGAGATGCCGGTAGCCGAGATTCCGCAGACAGGTCGAGGTCAGATAGGCGACATGAGCGAGCGTGGCACCACCGACAGCGGCGGCTGCGCGCAGCAGACCGGGCAGCATCGGAGCCATCGCCGGATAGTTCGCGCCCGCCCTGAGCTGGTCACCACGGGCGATCCGCGCGGCAAGCTCGTCGGCGCTGCCGGCCGGAGGCTGCCGCTCGCCGTCCTCGATCTCGATCAGCGCCGACCAGATCTGCGGAACGCACGCCCCGGCCCGGTCCCGCGCGGGATCTCCCGGCTCGGTGCCCTGACCGAGCAGGTCGGCCACGGTCACCTGAAGAGCACTCGCGATGGCGACCAGGGTCGACCGCCGGTCAACGCTCTTTCTACCGGATTCCAACTGCGAGATGTACGGCTGGCTGACACCGGCCAGGCCCGCGAGAACACCTTGGCTCATCCCACCCCGACGCATCCGCCAGTACCGGATCCGGGAACCGACGCTGTCGGCCTTCTCAGGCATACTTCGCCAACCTCCTGGACGGCGGGCCAGCTACCGACCGTTGACCCGGCCGACGGGTGCACTGCCTCGACCGTACCCGCTCCGGAGATCTACGCACGTCCCCCGCCTGGCCCAGTAGCGCCTTGATGGGGTGCTCATGGCTAGGGTGGCGCCCCTCGCGACCTCCATCACCTCGAACCAGGACCGCAGTCCAGCCGATCCTCGACAAGGATCGCCGTCCAACTCGGACCAGCGCGCGGGTATCCTACCCGGGTG
Proteins encoded:
- a CDS encoding helix-turn-helix transcriptional regulator — encoded protein: MPEKADSVGSRIRYWRMRRGGMSQGVLAGLAGVSQPYISQLESGRKSVDRRSTLVAIASALQVTVADLLGQGTEPGDPARDRAGACVPQIWSALIEIEDGERQPPAGSADELAARIARGDQLRAGANYPAMAPMLPGLLRAAAAVGGATLAHVAYLTSTCLRNLGYRHLALNAARIAVAAAEDVEDPAWIGAARFAYTQSLPIESAALAARAADRSLAEVQAGAADERVRQMLGQLHLSAALTSAVTGRVDTARDHLAEAARDAADLGDPADGAGFNGCGFGPTNVGLWEMSIAAEMGEHGRVIELSRTVRPHVLVAAIRHQSYWLDLGRALSASGRRDGEALAAFVQAERAAPAPFALNPLAREAVVAITHRTRRRAVPDELRMLAGRLGIRL